The nucleotide sequence GCCGGATCAGCCGTCCGCCGTGGCGGGCACGCCTGGCGACCTCGTGTATGCCGGTTCCTTCGAAGACCGCTACAACGATCCGGGCCAGCCCGTCATGCGCGCGGACGCTGCCGGCTTGCCGCGCCTGCTCATCGCCGCCGATGGTTCCATCCTGCTTGACGGCCAGGGCGCTTCGAAGGAAGGCGACCGACCATTCATCGACCGCCTGAACCTGGCGACGAAACAGAAGGAGCGGCTGTTCCAGAGCGCCGCGCCGTATTATGAAAATGTGGTGGCCGTGCTGGACGAGGATGGCAGCCGCTTGCTGTCGACGCGCGAATCGCCGACCGAGCAGCCGAATTTCTTCGTGCGCAACCTGAAACAGCAGGGCGCCGCGCAATTGACGGCCCTCACGCATTTCCCCCATCCGTTGCCGCAACTGAAGGACGTGCAGAAAGAGCTGATTCGCTACAAGCGCGCCGATGGCGTGGACTTGACGGCCACCCTGATGCTGCCGCCAAACTACGACGCCCGCCGCGACGGTCCGCTGCCGACCCTGATGTGGGCGTATCCGCAGGAATTCAAGACGGCCAGCGCGGCCAGCCAGACCAAGGGTTCGCCGTACAAATTCAATGCCGTCAGTTACTGGGGCCCGGCCGCCTTCCTGTCCATGGGCTACGCCGTGCTCGACAATCCATCGTTCCCCATCGTCGGCAATGGCGAGCAGGAGCCGAACGACACCTACCTGCCGCAGCTGGTGGCTGACGCCGAAGCTGCCGTCGACGAGGTGGTGCGCCGTGGCGTGTCCGACCGCAACCGCATCGCCATCGGCGGCCACTCGTATGGCGCCTTCATGACGGGCAATTTGCTCGCGCACACGCGGCTATTCCGCGCCGGCATCGCCCGCAGCGGCGCCTATAACCGCACCTTGACGCCGTTCGGCTTCCAGGCGGAAGAGCGCTCGTTCTGGCAGGCGCCGGCCGTCTACCAGGCCATGTCGCCGTTTAATTATGCGGACAAGATCAAGGATGCGCTGCTGATGATCCATGGTGAGCAGGACAACAACTCGGGCACTTTCCCCATCCAGAGCGAGCGCATGTTCCAGGCCGTCAAGGGACTGGGCGGCACAGCGCGCCTGGTGATGCTGCCGAACGAAAGCCACGGCTACCGCGCGCGCGAATCGATCATGCAGATGCTGTATGAAAGCAACAACTGGCTGGAGAAATATGTGAAGAACGCGGCGCCGCCGGCCGCCGACGTCAAGCCGGCAGGCAAATAAGGGCAGCGGCACGCATCTCGTGGTATGGTCTTCCTTTGTCTGCAGGGAGGCCAGCCATGTCAGTCATCAATGCCCACCGCGCGCCTGACCCGGCGCCAGTCGATGAACCCATGCCGGCGCCGGAGCCGCAAGAAGCACCCGGGCGCCAGCCGGGGCCCGTGCATCCGGTGCCGCAGGACGATCCTGTGCCGCACCCGCATCCCAGTTAATCTCGTCAAGAAAGGCTGTTTTAGATGGCAATTGTCAAGGAAGTCTACACACGCAAAGTCAGCGGAGAATCGTTCGACTATGAACTCGATTACACCCAGGGCGCGGACGTGGCCTGGATTGCGCGCGTGTACCACGACGGCGTGCTGAAAGGCTCGCCGCACGGCGCGCTGACGGCCAACGTGCTGTCCGGCCCCGCGCTGGAACAATATCTGCGCGCCTACGTCGAAGGCATGATCGAGCGGGGGCTTGACGTGGCCGAATAAACTGTTTGTGGTAGAGCAAAGAAAAGGGCGCCGAGGCGCCCTTTGTTGTTTCTGGTGGTGTCGGATTACGCGGCTGCGCCGCTAATCCGACCTACGCACAGGCACGTGGGCCGTAGGTCGGATTAGCGCGGCAACGCCACGCGTAATCCGACAACATTGTTGGCCGCCACTCTAATCAAACGCCCACGTGTACAACACGTCCAGTGCATTGTTCGTGCCCGTCTGGAATTGCAGGGTAATGCGGCGGTTCAGCTTGTAGCGCAGCTTGACCAGGCTCGTCGCCGTGCTCGTGCCTTGTTCGAACGTCAGGTAGGCGCGCGACGACAGGCGCTTGCCGACGGTGACGACCGTGCTTTCCAGCCCTTGCGCCTGCGACAGGCCCACTTCGTCGAGGCCCAGCGAATTGGCCAGCTTGCCCTGCAAGCCGCCGCCGGAGCCGCCGAAGAGGGCGCCTGCGGCCGTCGTCAGCAGGGCCATTTCATCGCCGGCCGCCGTTTCCGCGCCGTGGCCGAGGATCAGCCAGGCCAGCTTGTCGCTGTCCGACACGCTCGGCGTGGAGACCAGCTTGGCCGTCGGTGACTGCGCCGTGCCGCGCACTTCCACGCCCGCTTCCACATTCGTTTCCGACAGCGCTTCGCCCTCGGGCCGCTTGCGCACGGCCAGGATGTTCAGGGACGGGTTGTCGTAGGCGCCCGTGAAGGCGATCAAGCCCCGTTCGATCGACAGCTTTTGCCCATAGGCCGCGTACTGGCCGTTGCTGACTTTGATGCTGCCCGTCACGCGCGGCGCGGCGCGGTTGATGACGCGGGCGCGTATATTGCCCGCCAGGTCGGCGTCGAGGCCCATGCCGCGCAAGTGGAAGGCATTGCCCAGGTCGAACTCGAGGTCGATATTCAGGGGCAGCGAAGGCGCTTCCTTGCTGCCCTTGACTTCCTTGCCCAGCACCACCACGTCGCTGCTTTGCGTGGGGGTATCTTGCGGCGCCAGTTCGATCAGCGCACGGTTGGCCTTGAACTTGCCCTCGAAGCTGAAGCGCTTGTCGTTGCGCACCAGGGTGCTGTTGCCCGACAGGATCAAGGTGCGGTCGGGACGCGACAGCGCCTGCAGGCGGTCGGCCATCAGTTTCAATTCCAGGCTCGCTTCGCCATTCGCAAAGCGTACCCAGCCATCAGCCTGCACCTTGCCATCGCCGCCGTCAAAGCTCAGGCGCTGCAATTGCAACTGATCGCCGGCCAGCTTGGCTTGCAGCACGCCATTGCGCAACTTCAAGCCCTGGTCGGCCCAGTTCACCAGCAGCTTGCTGCCATTGATGTCGCCATTCAATTGCGGCGCGCCGATGCTGCCGCTGCCGGCCAGCGCGATTTTCAGGGCGCCGCCCAGCTCCAGGCCTGGCTGGCCCGTCAGCGGCGCCAGCCAGGCCAGTGTATCGACGTTGGTGGTGGCCGTCAGCGAGAGGGCACTGTCGTTGCTGATGCGTCCACCCAGCATTTGCACGGTGGCATTGATATCGCTCTGGCCCGCGCGCGCGCCATCGAGTTTCACGGCCAGGCGCAGTTGCTGGTTCGCTACATCCACGCGGGCATCGAAGGTGCGCAGGCCCAGCGCCAGCGGCTGTTCCACGCCCACCGTCACGTCGCCTTTTTCGCGGTAGATGTGCAGCATGCCGGCCAAAGACGGATCTTTCTGCTTGGCCGTCGGTACCTGCATGTCGAGCGACCATTGCGCGCCCAGGGTCAGGTCGCTGCGCGCATTGGCTTGCAGCGAGGGTATCACTTGCGCCAGATAGGTCAGCGCCACGCCGGCCGCCTGGCCGGAACTGGTCCAGCGGGGGCCGTTCTTGACCAGGCTTTGCATGGTGATGCTGCCTGCCGGTAATTTGATGACGGTGTTGCCCACGCTGATCTGTTCAGGCTGGCCCAGGCCCGCCACGCCGCTGCCGGCGGGACCGGCCACTTTCACGGGCACGGGCGCTTGCAGCACCAGCGCATAGCGGCCCTTGTTTTGCAGGCTGTCGATCGTGCCTGTCCAGTTGGCACCGCTCTGGCTGCCCCGGATTTGTACGGTGGCATCGAAATCGTCATTGCGCGCCGTCAAACTGACCGTATGGCTGCCGCGCGTGCCCGTCGTACCAAGGCGGGCGCTGGCCAGCTTGAAGGTGGGCGTGCTGTAGCCCGTGATGTCCAGGCTGCTGACCATGGGGTCGAGCGCGCCCTGGCCGGCGCCCACGCTGGCGCTGCCTTTGATGGATTTCAATTGCTGGTCGCCAAAGAAGGTCAGGTCACGGCCATCGAGTGTCAGTTGCGCGGCCGGCGCATCCATCTTGCCGCTCACGGAACCGGCTGCCTGCAGCACGCCGGCAAAGCGCGGACCCAGGGTCGACAGTTGCGGCGCGTCGAGTTTCCACGCCAGCTTGTCCGTGGCGCCGCCCAGCGCGCCCTTGGCCAGCAGGCTGTTCGGCCCCAGGCGCAGTTCCGCATCCACGCTGTCTATGCGTTTCGCGTTGGCCGACAGCCTGGCATAGCCGGCCAGCGGCGCGTTTTGCAGCGTCGATTCGCGCAAGCCGAGGTTCAGGGCCACTTGCCAGTCGCCGCTCAGGCGGCCGCTGCCGTTGAAATCCGCATTGACGTTGCCGTTGGGCAGTGATGCGCCAAACGCGGCCGGGTTGATCTTTTGCAAGGAACCCGTCATTTTCAATTCCGCTTCCTTCTTCGGTCCCGTCAAGCCCACGTCGCCGCTGGCGTGGATGGCGCTGTCTGGCGCGGGACGCTTGCCGCTGGTGAGGCCCAGTCCTTTTGCATCGGCAACAAAGCTCGTGCGCGGCTGCTGGAGGGTGCCCTGCACCACGCCGCTGGCCAGCACGCTGCCCAGCAAGTCGCCCTGCAGGGCGGAAAGTTGCCGTGCATCGACGTTCCAGTTGAGCTTTTCGCCGGCGCCGCCAAAGTTGCCCTTGGCCGTGAGATTATTCTTGCCCAGCGCCAATTGCACGTCGATGCCGCTGAAATGGGCCGCATCGGCCGTCAGCTTGCCCTTGCCGGACAAAGGCTGGTCGAGCAGCTTGCTGGGGCGCACGGTGAAGTCTGCATTGGCCAGCCATTGTGGCGCCACGTGGCCGCTGGCGCGCACGTCGAGGTTCAGGTCGGCCACGGGGAAGGCGCCGAAGTCTGCGGGATTGAGGCGGCTGGTATTGGCCACGGCCTTGAATGGCTGTTCATCCTTCAGGCTGATCTGGCCCGTCGCGTTGACGCTGCTTTTGCCTGCTTGCAAGGTTGCCTTGCGTAGTTGCACCAGGGAATCTGCCAGGGTGGCTTCCACGTCCAGGCGCAACTTGGCCTCACCGAGCTTGGCGCGCAGGGTTTGCGTCTTGCCGTCGCTGTCGAGCACGATATCGCCGACGATCTTCGTGCTATTGATGCTGCTGTAAATATGCTGCAAGTCGATCTTGTCCGTGTGCAAGGTCAGCTGCGCATTGCCGATGGGAGCGTCGGCCGCATTGCGGTTGAGTTTGCCACTGCCCGTGAATTTGCCCGCGTTGCCGAAATCGATGATGGCCGATTCCAGGGTGGTGGCTGTCAGGGTGCCGCCCAGGCGCGCTTCGAACTGGCGCAGCGGCAGCTTTTGCTGGTCGATGGGGCCGGGCGTGGCGTGGTTGAGGATGGCCAGCTTGCCCGACACGGTTTGCGCATTGGGCCGCGTGTCGATGGCGGCGTCGAGTTCCAGGCTCAGGTCCGCCTGCGGCAGGGTCGCGTCGAACTTGCCCGGATTGATGTTGCGGCCTTTGATACTGGCCGAGCGCAGGATGATGACGGGGTCGAACGGTACCAGCGCCAACTGGGCGTCGGCCGTAGCCGCACCCGCGCTGCCCTTGGCTGTCACGTTCAGCACGTTCAAGTCGCCGCCCAGCTGCAGGGTCAGGGCGGCTGGTTTTTCACCGGCGGCGGCATTGAGCTGCGTCAAGCCCGCCTTGCCGCTGAGCTTGAACGGCTGCGTGGCGGCAATCGTCGCGCTGGCCGTGGCCTGGCCGAACGGCGTCAAGGCCGAGGCGTCTTCCAGCTGCCATTGGGTCTTGTCGCCCGACAAGGTGAAATGAATTTTTTCAAATACCGTGTTGCCGCTCGCGCTGATGAGGGTGACCTTGTCCAGGCGCGCGTCGGAAATGCCGATCTTGAACGGCGACGCCAGGCTGGCGGGCATGGTCGACGGTTCCTCGGAGGGCGCCGTACTCTCCACGGACAGGCTGGCCACATGCAGTTCGCTGATGGCGATGCCTTCCGAAAAGAATTGGAAGGGTGACCAGTTGATATCGATATTGTCGGCCGTGATGTGCTGCGTCTTGCTGCGGTAGCTGACGTGGCCCAGGTGCATGCGATTGTAGAGCGAGCCGGACACGCCCGACACTTCGATTTCGCCGCCGCTGGCACTGGCCACTTTTTGCACCAGCATCTGCAAGGTCGATTCGCGGCCCAGGAACCAGAAGGCACCACCCAGCAGCACGGCCAGGCTGGCAACGGCGATCAGGAGGTAGCGCAGCGCCCGGCGCGGTTTTTTCGCCGGCGGTGGCGGCGCGGTGTCGTGGGACTCGGTAGTAATATCAGACATCAGAAAGTGAATCCCAGAGAGAAGTGCAAACGGTATTTTTGGACGGCGTGGCCATATGCCACGTCGACATTGATGGGGCCGACGGGGCTCTTGTAGCGCCCGCCCAGGCCGTAGCCCGATTTCGGCGTCATGGCCGCTTTCACGGTATCGGCCGCGTTACCGGCGTCATAGAAGGCGGCAATCGCCCATTTCGGCTTGAACCAGTATTGGTATTCGGCGCTGCCGGTCAGCATGTAGCGTCCGCCGACGGTGGCGTCGCCTTCCTTGACGCCCAGTTCCTGGTAGCCATAGCCGCGCACCGACTGGTCGCCGCCCGCGCGGAACAGGTAGACGGCCGGCACGCCGCGCTTTTCCTTCGAACCCAGCGCGCCCATTTCGCCACGCACGATCAGCTCGCCTTTTTCGCCCAGCGGACGGTAATACACGGCCTTGCCGGCCACACGCACGAAGCGCTCGTCCGTCAGCACGGGCAGCAGGGCGCCGCCCACCTGGGCATTGATGACATAGCCCTTGGTGGGGAACAGCAGGCTGTCGAGGCTGCGCTTGGTGATGGCATAGGTCAGGGGCAAGCTCTTGCTGCGCGTCTGTTCCAGGCCCACGACGGTCTTGTCTTCGCTGAGGAACTCGAACGTCAGGCTGCGTTCGAGGTTGGTGCCGCCCCAGTTACGCTTGGCCGAGATGGTGGTGACGGCCGTGATTTCATTGGAAATGTCGCTGCGTTCGAACGAAGCGCCCGCGCTGTCGTTGTAGCCGCGTTCGGTCGTCGGAAAGTAAAAATTGGCGTGCGCCGCCTGTTTCTTCGTTTCCATGGTGAGGGCGCTCTTGAAGCGCGTGCCCCACACGTTCAGGTTGTCATAGTTGAGCTGGGCGCGATTGCCCGTATTCGTACTGAAACCAAGGCCGGCGCTGACGTTCTGCTGCTTGTTTTCCGTCACGCGCACCACCAGCGGCAACTGCGGCGCGGGGCCGCGGTTGACGGGCCTGGCTTCGGGGACGGCGCCGGAGGCCTCGGCTTGCTGGCTTTCCTGGCCCGCCTCAATCTGCTCGCCCAGGATGCTGCTCATGTCGGCGCTCACCTCCACGCTGGCAAAGTAGCCCGTGTCCTGCAGGCGAGCCTGCAACGATTGCAACGCCGATTCGCTGTAATAGTCACCCGGGCGTATCTTGTCGAGGTTGCGGATGATGGCTTCCGGGTAGCGTTTCAGGCCTTCGATGCGCAGTTCGCCAAAGCGCAGTTCAGGGCCGCTGTCGAGCACCACCAGCAAGGATACCTTGTGCGTTTCCGGGTCGACCACGGCTTGCGTATCGACCAGTTGGGCGCGCGGATAACGCGTCTGCACCACTTCGCGCAGCAGCGCGCGCTTGGCCGATTCCCAGTCGGCCTGGCGAAACACGCTGCCTGCCTTCAGCGGCCAGCTGCGCTTGAGCGCTTCCGTATCATATGGTTCGGATGCGGCCAGCGGCGGCGTGGGATCGAAGCCGCGCAATTCCAGCTCGACCTTGTCAATGGTCACCGGTGCACCCGGCTCGACGTCGACGATGACGACAGGTTTGGCGCCCGTCGTATCGACGCGCACCGTGACGACGGGCGTATAGTAGCCAGCCGTGGCGACGAGGTTCCTGGCTTGCTCAGGCGTATCACGCACGAGGCGCTGCAATTGCACACGGTCCATGCGCGGGTTGCCGCGGAAGCGTTCCAGGTCCAGGTTTTTTTCCAGCAAGTCATCGAGGTCACCGGGCGCGTTGACCTTGACCTCGTACTGCAGCGGGGCGGGAGCCGCTTCCGTGCTGACGGGGCTGTCTGCAACGGCGTCTTGCGGACGCTCTTGCGTGCGCTCCTGTGTTCCGTCCTGCGCGCGGGCCTGGGCGATCGGGCATATCAAGATGACACTACCAGCGGCCGCCAGTGTCAGTTGACCCATTACTTTTGTCACTACTTGTGCCAAAATTCGTGGTCGTATCGCCTTGCCGGCAGCCGTATGCCGTATGGGTCGTGCAGAAAACATGGTGCTCCAGATGAGTAAATGCTGACTGCATGTTACCGGAATCGGTAAACTGATGGCGGACGAATAAGTATTTTTTGCGCAGGGAATCATGTTTCCCCGCGCACGATTGCAACAGAGTAAAACTGAAAAGAAAGAAATTATGCTAGCAACTGATTCCGCACTGGTGCTCTTTAGCGGTGGGCAAGATTCCACCACCTGCCTGGCCTGGGCCCTCAAGCACTATAGCCGCGTGGAAACCATCGGCTTTGACTATGGACAGCGCCATGCGATCGAGCTGACCGTGCGTCCGGGCGTGCTCGAGCAGATGCGCCAGCAATCGCCCGAGTGGGACAGCCGCCTGGGCCAGGATCACATGATAGACCTGTCCCTGATTTCCGCCATTTCCGATACGGCCATGACGCAGAACGTCGAGATCGTCATGCAGGAAAACGGCTTGCCGAACACCTTCGTTCCTGGGCGCAACTTGCTGTTCATGACGGTGGCCGCCACCGTGGCGTACCGCCGCGGCTTGACGGTGCTGGTAGGCGGCATGTGCGAGACGGATTTTTCCGGCTATCCGGATTGCCGCGACGACACGATGAAGGCGCTGCAAGTGGCGCTGAACCTGGGCATGAACACGCGTTTGAAACTGGAAACGCCGCTGATGTGGCTGGACAAGGCGCAAAGCTGGGACCTGGCGGAAGACCTGGGCGGCCAGCCGCTGGTCGACCTGATCCGCAGCGGCACCCACACCTGCTATCTGGGTGAGCGGGGCGAGCTGCACGACTGGGGCTATGGTTGCGGCACTTGCCCCGCCTGCGCCCTGCGCGCCAACGGCTACCAGCAGTACGCTGCGCGCAAAGCCCTGAAGTAAGCAAGTTGTAACTAAGTTGCGTCGTTTCTTCAAGCGGCGCGGCAGGGTTGACGGTCATGCTGTGGTTTTTGCCACAGGAGCGTCTTGCCATGAAATCTCTCTTCGCCGCGCTGTACGGCCCCGTCTTCTGGGCCGGCTTCATCGGCGCCGCCGCCTGCTTGGTGGCGGCTTGCCATTTTTCGCTCTGGGTCTTGCCACCCTTGTTGCTGCTGGCCCTGCTCACTTCCTTGTTTGCCGAACGCTATCTGCCGTATGACGGCGCGTGGAACCGCGATCATGGCGACGTCTGGCGCGACAGCCTGCATGCGCTCGTCAACGAAGCGCTGTACCTGCTGGGCCTGGCGGCTTTCCCCTTGCTGGCTGGCCATCTGGCGCTGGGGCCATTCTGGCCCGGCCAGTTGCCATTCTGGCTGCAACTGCTGCTGGCCATCCTGATCGCCGATTGCGGCATCACCCTGGTGCATTACCTGAGCCACCGTTATTACTTTCTGTGGAAATTGCATGCAGTACACCACAGCGTGCAGCGCCTGTATGGTTTTAATGGCTGGATGAAACACCCGCTGCATTTGCTGCTGGAAGCGGCGGGCGGCATGCTGCCGCTGTTGCTGCTGGGCATACCGGAAGCTGTCATGGCCGTGCTGGCGTTTGCCGTGGCGGTGCAATTGTTGTTGCAGCACGCGAATGTCGACATGCGCATGGGGCCGCTGCGCCACGTGTTTGCCTGGGCGCCATTACACCGTTTCCATCACATGAAATACGGCACGGCGGGCGACGTGAATTTCGGCCTGTTCTTTACCTGCTGGGATCGCCTGCTGGGCACAGCCTTCGACGCGCCCGGCTACCGCATGCGGGGCGAGGACCTGGGCATCGGCAGCCGTCCCGACTATCCCGTGGCCTACCTGCGGCAATTGATCGAACCGTTCCGCGCGGAAGAGGGCGTGCGCGCACCCGAGCTGCCGGCCGGCTTGCGCCACGGGCCTCAATCGACAAGTTAATCAAGCAGCTTGACGTTGAGCTGGCGCAAGCTGCGGTCGGCGCGCACGCCGAACAGGGTGCGCATGGTGCGCGAAAAATGCGCTGCATCGGCAAAGCCGGCGCCGTGGGCTGCCTCCGTCAGGGTGCTGCCGAGCAAGATGAAACGGATGGCCAGGCGCAAGCGGCGCCACAGCACGAGACGCCGCACGGGCAAGCCCAGCTGGGCGCTGAACAGGCGTTCCAGCTGGCTCAGCGACAAATGCGCCGCCTCGGCCACGGCCGCCGCGCTGACCTTGCCGGACAACAAGACATCGACCTGGTCCAGCGCGCGCTGAACGCGTGCGTCGGCCAGGATTTCGCGCGGCTGTGCCTGCAGCGCGGCTGCCAGGCTGTCCAGGCTGGGCGCGCCTGCGCTGCCGGCGGCCGCCAGCAAGGCCGCGCCGCCCAGGCGCTGCGGTTCCGCATAGATGGTCAGCACGGGTGACGGTGCAGCAACGATGGCGTGCGGGTGCAGGCTCTCGACCAGTAAGTGCTGCGCCGTATGGACGATGCCGTCGAGCTCGGCCGTGAAGGGCGCCCCGGTGCTCAGCATCAGCTGGTGCGCGTAATGGGCGTGGCTATCCGTGGCGCCCGCTGCGCCATGCAAGATGGCAAAGTCCGGCGCCAGCCATAATGTTCCCTGCCAGCTATCGTGCTGCAAACGCGGCTCCTTGGTGATGACTGCGGGGCGATCATACCAGCCGCTGGGGATGGTTTTCACGGCATCGAATTTTCCTGGAGTACGCATCATTGCATTGACGAAATATGTGATCTTTTTAATACAATATTCAGCATTGCAAGGGCGCCCGCTGTAACGTACTATCATTCTCATCGACTACCGATGGTAATCGTGCAGCCCGCTGCCAGCCATGCTGCTGAGCGTGTAGCGGTTTGAGGTCCGTTCTGCTTGTCCGCCTGTCATGCCTACACGCGCGCCTACGTCGTGGTTTGCTCGCTCAGTGTCGCACTGGGTGGGGCCGCGCGTGCTGGCTGCGCTGGTACTGGCACTGTGCCTGGGACTGACGTATGGCGCCTGGCGCAATGCCAGCGACGCCAGCGAACAGCAGGTACAGGCCGATTTTGACTTCCGCGTGCGCGAACTGGTGGGCAACATCGTTGTCCGCATGCAGACCTATATCCAGGTGCTGCACGGGGTGCAGGGACTGTATGCCAGTTCGCAGGACGTTGCGCGCCGCGAATTCCAGGCCTATCTGGCGGTGCAGCAGGTGGACCGCCACTTTCCCGGCATTCACGGCATCGGCTACCTGCCCCTGTTGCCGGTTGCCGGGCTGGCGCGGCACGAAGCCGGCGTGCGCGCGGAAGGCTATCCCGGCTATGCCGTGCGTCCGCCCGGCCACCGCGCCTGGTACGCGCCCATTACCTATCTGGAACCTTCAAGCGAGAGCAACCTGCTGGCCATCGGCTACGACATCGGGTCCGAAGCCGTGCGCCGCGCCGCGCTCGAGCAGGCACGCGACACGGGCCAGGCCGCCATGACGGGCAAGATCCATCTGGTGCAGGATGGCGGCAGCACGCAGGCGCATGGCTTCCTGGTCGTGTTGCCCGTCTATGACAATGGCTTGCCGCATGCCAGCCTGGCGCAGCGGCGTGCCGCCTTGCGCGCCTGGGTGTTTGCGCCGTTCCGCATGGGCGACCTGATGGCGGGCGTGGGTGGCGAGGGGGCGCGCCAGCTGGACCTGGAAATCTATGATGGCGCGCAACTGACCGAGGCGGCCCTGATGTATGACAGCTTGCCGGGCGCGCAGTCGTCTGCCGCGTCGGACAGCCTGGTGTCGCAGCAGGCGATCAGCATCGCCGGCCATGCCTGGACCTTGCGCATGCGCGCCATGCCGGGCTTCGATGGCGAGCTGCTTGCGCGGCCCCGCCTGGTGGCCTGGGCCGGCTTGCTGGCCAGCGTCGTGCTGGCGCTGGCGGCCTGGCTGCTGGCGGCGGGCCGTGCCCGCGCCCAGGCGGCGCTGGCGCGCTCGAGCGAGCTGACTGGCCAGCTGGAGCAGGGGCAGGCGAGCGTGCTGGCGATGGCCGAGGCAGCGCAGCGTAGCCAGGCCATGCTGCGCAGCATCCTCGATTCGACCATCGACGGCATCCTGGTCGATAACGTCGATGGTCGCATCTTCACCTCGAACCGGCGCTTCCGCGACCTGTGGCAAGTGCCCGATGCACTCGACTGGCAGGCCGATGGCGCGGCGCTGGTGCGCCATGTGGAATGCCAGCTGGAGCAGGCGGCGCCTTTCCTGGGAGCACGCGCCCACGCGCCGCATGGCCACCGCGAGCGGCGCGACGTGCTGCATCTGCGCGATGGCCGGGTGGTCGAGCAGTACGTGCGCAGCATGCAGCTGGGCAATGAACAGGCGCGCTTGTGGACCTTCCGCGATATCAGCGAGCGCAGCCAGATGGAGCGGCGCGAGCACACGCGGCGGCAGGTGCTGGAAATGCTGGCCACGGGCGCACCGCTGGAACGGGTGCTGGAAAGCGTGGTGCTGAGCGTGCAAGCCGACCATCCTGCCATGCTGTGCAGCATCTTGCTGCTCGATGAAAGCCGCCACCGCCTGGTGCTGGGCGCGGCGCCGAGCTTGCCCGCGTTTTTCAACCTGGCCAGCCATGGCCATGACCTCGACACCCTGCAGGGCGTGCATGGCATCGCGGTGCAGGCCTTGCGCGACGGCCAGCGCGTGATCGTGGGCGACTTGCATGCCGCTGCCGATGCGCAAGAGACGATGGAACTTGCGTGGCGAGCCCAACTGCAATCGTGCTGGGCCGAGCCCGTACGGGGCGGCTCGGGCAAGCTGCTGGGCGTGATGATGGC is from Janthinobacterium sp. 61 and encodes:
- a CDS encoding S9 family peptidase — translated: MSTRLPLLPITVGLMASSSLAMAQDGAYQAPPAPLQAIVDAPRAPTLSLSPKRNLAAVLPTPSLPSISEVAQPELKLAGLRINPRTYSASRFSFHTGLGLLDIDTQKEIKVSGLPASPRIADLAWSPDQRYLAFTHIAFADPARGVKESGVELWLLDVQTKAARKLGNQSLSAVYGRGFSWMPDSKTLLVQLKPAKLGSAPVASGIPTGPSIQDSVPGSGVKQLRTYPDLLKNEQDAQLFEHYITVQLALLDVAGKQRLVGQPGQFSRVSASPDGKHLLTTSIVRPYSYIVPAHDFGHKIDVRDLNGKVVHAVAALPLEEGLPPGNDAVSAGVRSVSWRVDAPATLVWAEAQDGGDPAKAVEIRDIVYTQASPFTNKPAVLAKLGSRYAGVAWGRGDLALLSEAWYKTRAVKQWRIQPDQPSAVAGTPGDLVYAGSFEDRYNDPGQPVMRADAAGLPRLLIAADGSILLDGQGASKEGDRPFIDRLNLATKQKERLFQSAAPYYENVVAVLDEDGSRLLSTRESPTEQPNFFVRNLKQQGAAQLTALTHFPHPLPQLKDVQKELIRYKRADGVDLTATLMLPPNYDARRDGPLPTLMWAYPQEFKTASAASQTKGSPYKFNAVSYWGPAAFLSMGYAVLDNPSFPIVGNGEQEPNDTYLPQLVADAEAAVDEVVRRGVSDRNRIAIGGHSYGAFMTGNLLAHTRLFRAGIARSGAYNRTLTPFGFQAEERSFWQAPAVYQAMSPFNYADKIKDALLMIHGEQDNNSGTFPIQSERMFQAVKGLGGTARLVMLPNESHGYRARESIMQMLYESNNWLEKYVKNAAPPAADVKPAGK
- a CDS encoding translocation/assembly module TamB domain-containing protein, with the protein product MSDITTESHDTAPPPPAKKPRRALRYLLIAVASLAVLLGGAFWFLGRESTLQMLVQKVASASGGEIEVSGVSGSLYNRMHLGHVSYRSKTQHITADNIDINWSPFQFFSEGIAISELHVASLSVESTAPSEEPSTMPASLASPFKIGISDARLDKVTLISASGNTVFEKIHFTLSGDKTQWQLEDASALTPFGQATASATIAATQPFKLSGKAGLTQLNAAAGEKPAALTLQLGGDLNVLNVTAKGSAGAATADAQLALVPFDPVIILRSASIKGRNINPGKFDATLPQADLSLELDAAIDTRPNAQTVSGKLAILNHATPGPIDQQKLPLRQFEARLGGTLTATTLESAIIDFGNAGKFTGSGKLNRNAADAPIGNAQLTLHTDKIDLQHIYSSINSTKIVGDIVLDSDGKTQTLRAKLGEAKLRLDVEATLADSLVQLRKATLQAGKSSVNATGQISLKDEQPFKAVANTSRLNPADFGAFPVADLNLDVRASGHVAPQWLANADFTVRPSKLLDQPLSGKGKLTADAAHFSGIDVQLALGKNNLTAKGNFGGAGEKLNWNVDARQLSALQGDLLGSVLASGVVQGTLQQPRTSFVADAKGLGLTSGKRPAPDSAIHASGDVGLTGPKKEAELKMTGSLQKINPAAFGASLPNGNVNADFNGSGRLSGDWQVALNLGLRESTLQNAPLAGYARLSANAKRIDSVDAELRLGPNSLLAKGALGGATDKLAWKLDAPQLSTLGPRFAGVLQAAGSVSGKMDAPAAQLTLDGRDLTFFGDQQLKSIKGSASVGAGQGALDPMVSSLDITGYSTPTFKLASARLGTTGTRGSHTVSLTARNDDFDATVQIRGSQSGANWTGTIDSLQNKGRYALVLQAPVPVKVAGPAGSGVAGLGQPEQISVGNTVIKLPAGSITMQSLVKNGPRWTSSGQAAGVALTYLAQVIPSLQANARSDLTLGAQWSLDMQVPTAKQKDPSLAGMLHIYREKGDVTVGVEQPLALGLRTFDARVDVANQQLRLAVKLDGARAGQSDINATVQMLGGRISNDSALSLTATTNVDTLAWLAPLTGQPGLELGGALKIALAGSGSIGAPQLNGDINGSKLLVNWADQGLKLRNGVLQAKLAGDQLQLQRLSFDGGDGKVQADGWVRFANGEASLELKLMADRLQALSRPDRTLILSGNSTLVRNDKRFSFEGKFKANRALIELAPQDTPTQSSDVVVLGKEVKGSKEAPSLPLNIDLEFDLGNAFHLRGMGLDADLAGNIRARVINRAAPRVTGSIKVSNGQYAAYGQKLSIERGLIAFTGAYDNPSLNILAVRKRPEGEALSETNVEAGVEVRGTAQSPTAKLVSTPSVSDSDKLAWLILGHGAETAAGDEMALLTTAAGALFGGSGGGLQGKLANSLGLDEVGLSQAQGLESTVVTVGKRLSSRAYLTFEQGTSTATSLVKLRYKLNRRITLQFQTGTNNALDVLYTWAFD
- a CDS encoding autotransporter assembly complex family protein, which gives rise to MGQLTLAAAGSVILICPIAQARAQDGTQERTQERPQDAVADSPVSTEAAPAPLQYEVKVNAPGDLDDLLEKNLDLERFRGNPRMDRVQLQRLVRDTPEQARNLVATAGYYTPVVTVRVDTTGAKPVVIVDVEPGAPVTIDKVELELRGFDPTPPLAASEPYDTEALKRSWPLKAGSVFRQADWESAKRALLREVVQTRYPRAQLVDTQAVVDPETHKVSLLVVLDSGPELRFGELRIEGLKRYPEAIIRNLDKIRPGDYYSESALQSLQARLQDTGYFASVEVSADMSSILGEQIEAGQESQQAEASGAVPEARPVNRGPAPQLPLVVRVTENKQQNVSAGLGFSTNTGNRAQLNYDNLNVWGTRFKSALTMETKKQAAHANFYFPTTERGYNDSAGASFERSDISNEITAVTTISAKRNWGGTNLERSLTFEFLSEDKTVVGLEQTRSKSLPLTYAITKRSLDSLLFPTKGYVINAQVGGALLPVLTDERFVRVAGKAVYYRPLGEKGELIVRGEMGALGSKEKRGVPAVYLFRAGGDQSVRGYGYQELGVKEGDATVGGRYMLTGSAEYQYWFKPKWAIAAFYDAGNAADTVKAAMTPKSGYGLGGRYKSPVGPINVDVAYGHAVQKYRLHFSLGFTF